In Nicotiana tabacum cultivar K326 chromosome 10, ASM71507v2, whole genome shotgun sequence, the DNA window ttctctatttgatgaagtttttgtttgtaattgctgaacttaagcatagtagctgaagttttattctctatttgctgaagtttttgtttgtaattgcactaaataagctgaagttatttttgtcctggattcattagttttgtcattaagctttttcaaaaatttcagcagaagatgctgaagttatttagttcatttataaaaacatcagtttatttagtgctgaagtttttttgtcttGGATatataagctttttcaaaaacttcagcagaagatgctgaagttaattagttcatttgtaaaaacttcagcattaaactgaagtttttgaaaaagctttctaatatactagataaataatcagattgccaacGGTATCTAAATCGGAAATTTTGtaaacaataaacgtgaaaagaacagaattatcatTTTCTACTAACTTACCTACGTGGAAATgttcacaaattattgtctactaacttacgtaattatttataatttgtttttaaatctaataaacatatttatggcaaTAGTCCCaagaactgaagtttcatagtaacaccaacagcagcagaagaaagaagaagtagtagtagaagaagaagaaaatgaaggagaaTAAAGAGGAGGTACAAGTTAAAACATTTAAAAAATATAGGTATagattaaatgggggcgaccaaacaGGGCGCCCGTGCAATTTTGATGAAAAAAGAGAGTATTGCAAAAGTATTCACTGCTCCAACGGGCCACAGTGGTTTTACAGTTGCTGCACAATTTGTCTACAATCCCCCGGTAGGAAGTGACTACTTAAAACTATTATATGGAATCTCTTTAAAGTCGCtttcaaattaataataaaaaataaaaaattattttatattttttatatatacatacatgcattatgtatgttatatacaaaatatataaattttatacatttttcggcTATCGAATAAATAGTTTCTAacgcgggctaaaagtgaaaaagctcatttttataaaaataacaggtagaatatattatttattttttagctgatatacattgattatatatatatattacatctATCGATTATTGTTAATTTAAGCGGGTAAATGAACTGTTTAGATTAATAGCCTATTTGGTCGTgcttttttttggccaaaaatattttttttttttggaaaaagtataattttttttaaaaacaaaatttagGTGTTTACCCaaacttttagaaggaaaaaaataattttgagtaAATGCATAAGCTGTTTCAAGAATCAGTAGTTTCTccctaaaaagtatttttgaaaaaaatacacatAGAAGTATTCTTTAAAAAACTTGGTCAAATACTAATTACTTATCAAaagtaattttaaaattaattagtcaaacacttTGAAAAACGCTTTCGAGAAAAATACTTTTCTCACATAAATTGATTTTAGAAGTAGGGTTAAACAGGCTATAATTCtgcttataataataataataataataataataataatgttagACATAGGCCCGCTATACATGGCCCTCAAATTAGGATCTCAGTGGTCCACTAAAAAGACTTTCTAGTTTCCCAATATCCAAACCAGTTTTATTGACATTAAAGTATGAAAATTTCATGTAAAGAAGGCTATGCTTACACTTTTTAACCTTTTATGTTTTCACCCTTTTGGCTGGGTTGGGTTTATGGGGTGGTATAAGTGGGTGAGGTGAGGGCTATTTGTTGGGGGGGGGAAGAGGAGATTGGAGAATGTAGCTCTTagttactccctccatttcatataataataataataatattactcCCTACAGATTTCaaaagttttcttcttttttcttaaactccgtaccgaATCAAACTACCTCATATAATATGAAATGGAGAGAGAGCAGTATTTGTCATAAATCCATGCTACTGCGTGCTTTTCTTTAAATATTGAGGAGAAGAATGTCCTTACTAGACCATGCAGGAAAATGTAGATGTTTCTTGTgatttttacctttaataaaatgtttttcattaattatatttgtaattatttagtCTTCAATTAACAAACATAGTGCATTGTTTCATAACTACAATGGATAGAACCATGTCGCACACACAACCAGAGTATTTAGTAAGTCTAATTAAATTCAGAATTTTAAACACATTAAGTCTAAATATTGAATATGTGTTTGATCATAATTTCATAGTTACATACTTATATAACTCGGGGCAAATCCCAGATATGAACAAGAATTTCAACTTTGTGAATTCTTAATTTTAAAAACGATAATTTCAAGCACTAGTAATTcagttttaaatttaatatttttatatatctaataaattttttaacacaaatatactattgtatttaaaaaaaaaactattgagtTGATCGAATCCGTATCCGGACTTCTAGCTCCACCTAGGCTACATCCTTAATCCAACGACACCAAAAAAGTGTAAGTACTGTGAATGGACTTAACATTCTCAGGCACAATTTTATTTTGTTCctgccctttttttttctttcctttttagttgTTTTAACTAGTTATTCTGATGCTGATATTATTTTTTCTGACTTCTATTGTTGTCACTAATCAATTGTCTATTGTATATTTTTATCGTTCTTAAACCGAGGGTTTTTCGGAAACCGACTGTTTACCCGGGGACAAGGTCAACAATTCAGCATACACTCTACtatgttgttgttgaatttagtTGTTTTAAAtaggtgggggtggggggggggaagagagggggtggggtgaaaagaaagaaaaccttcaaaattcaaTATACTCTATTGCTTTTTCACTAATAAAGCATGGGTGAATCCAGGTGAGAGATTCTCTTAACAATGACTATAAATCATGTCATAAAGTAGAATACCATCTCTACTACTCTGAGTAGAAATAGACAGCCCAAGACCCTTTGTTATCTTCTCCCACAGTACACagtttacacacacacacactctccaTTTTCTCACTAACACAAACTTCATATTTCTCCACAATGCAGCTAACTCACTGACCCCAAACCGCTAAAACAACCAAACTAGAGTTATATATTGTAGAAAAAATGCTACAGAAAAGCTGCATTGTGATTTTCTTGATTTTCACTTCATTTTTTCACTTTGGTTTGGGTATGTTTATGAATCTTACTCTTCCTGGTCAGCATCCTGATCCTGAAGCTGTTGCTCTTGAAGTTAATAGGTATTATATTTACCATTTTATAAGCTTCAACtcctttttttatgtttttctcttTTGCTCTACTTGCTCTTGTATTTTTTGTTTGTTCTGTTTTCCACATTAATTCCACAATGTAGGACTCCCCATTCTTGAACTTTTGTTAATAGTACcacattttattctttttcacttttCTCAAGAATATGGTATTACAAAAAAATTCCCTCTtacatttaagaaaaaaatagttcGATGCACGAAATATCCTACGTACATGCAGGGTCCAAAAAAGGGCCTATTCTTTTACAAGTATCAATAACTTATTTTATAACTCGAACCAGTAAATTATAGGTCACACTAAAATAAATTTATTGTTGGCTCACCTCTTTAAAATAATGAGctattttttctttgattaaatgGAGTTTGATTTCTTTGTAGAAATTGTGTTTCTCTTTtgcattgcttttatttctttttgtaaaattttattttcattttatttttaaaagggcaGAGAGTTTGGCATTTCCTGATTCTTATTGGCTTTGTgagctttaattaattttttaagagTACTTGATGAGTTGATTTAGGTAGATATGTGTATTTATTggtttcttattttctctttttctgctTTTTTCTTGTCTGAGTATCTAGTAGGCCCTCTGATAGCTTTAATTTGTGGATTTCCTTTTAACAATAGAATCCAtttgcctctctctctctctctttttgtttTGCAACTGTTGTTGTGTGACCTATAGGATCTTTTACCATGTTTAGTACAAGCATAGAGTGGGAAACAATTTACGATTGGGCGATTTAGCGAATATCTTATAATACTTGATATAACACGAATACAACGATATAAATTgaagacaaaaaaaataaaatatcatgatattttaaaatattatagcaAGTAAAGAGAATACAAGGTTTATACACAAATCTTGGTGTTTTACCACAAAATAGTTCAACCACAACTTGAGGACATTCGAATCGTGACGGTTTATAGCTACATAAATGCCTATGTCTTGTTTTAAGccataatttcaaaattcatcttttCTTAAACTTAATGACTAGTCAAATTGACTTACATAAATTAGGAAAAAGAGTAACATGTTGTAACATTAACACTATTTGTGGCTAGAAATTAAACTTTTTTCATTAATGTATTGCAGAAAAGTGAATGTATCACTCTCACTACTCCAATCAAGAAGAAAAATGTTGTCATACACCTCTAGTGATCAATCTTGCCAAACAGGCAACCCTATCGATGATTGTTGGAGATGTGACCATAATTGGCAACTAAATCGCCAAAGACTAGCCGATTGTGCCATAGGTTTTGGCCAATACGCCCTAGGTGGGAAAGGTGGTCGTTACTATGTTGTCACCTCGTCCTCGGATCCCGACCCGGTTAACCCGCCACCTGGCACTCTCCGATACGGCGTCATTCAAGAAGAACCATTATGGATAGTCTTTGCAGCCAGCATGGAAATCAAACTCTCACAAGAACTCATTTTCAACTCGTATAAAACCCTAGATGGTCGTGGAGTTAACGTTCATATTACAGGTGGAGGGTGCGTAACGTTACAATATATCTCAAATGTTATTATTCATAATATTCATATACATCATTGTTATGAATCTGGTGAAACTAATATAAGATCTAGTCCTACACATTTTGGTTGGAGAACAAAATCAGATGGAGATGGAATTTCTATATTTGGATCAAGAGATATTTGGATTGACCATTGTTCATTATCAAATTGTAAAGATGGTTTAATTGATGTAGTAATGGGGTCCACTGGTATTACAATATCAAATAATCATTTTTCACATCATAATGAGGTAATGTTATTAGGTCATAGTGATGATTATTTGCCAGATTCAGGAATGCAAGTGACAATTTCTTTTAATCATTTTGGGAAGAAATTAATTCAGAGAATGCCAAGGTGTAGAAGAGGTTATATTCATGTTGTGAATAATGATTTCACAAGATGGGAAATGTATGCAATTGGAGGAAGTGGTAATCCTACTATCAACAGTCAAGGAAATCGTTATATTGCACCTTTCAACCCTTTTGCTAAAGAGGTAAGTACTCTTTTTCTATTCTTTTCCCTTTAAAATTGAAAAACTCtgtagtttaattttttttatatccaAAATTTTTACCATAGTTATAAAAAATATTACATGAAACACCAAAAAGAAAACATTATACTCGTCCCGGGAGGGATCCGATGTATAATTTGCAGGTTCATTTGAATTCACTAGTTTTGgctcaaattttatatttttgtcaAAAAAATTCACTAATAGCTTGTTTCGTCGTGCTTCTAAAATTAATATTTGGTTAATCTTATAAAAACTACTTCTaattatatttttctcaaaaatattttttccagaaAAGTGCTTGTAGGAAAAAAACTATTTTCAGCTTCTTTTTCTATAATGTTGGCCAAACATTTTGACTTTAGAAAAAACACTTTTGGTAAAAAAGAATACGGCTAGACGGCCTATTAGTAAgtacaaaaataattttgagcCTAGCAAATTAAATTTGTTAGCTATAAAATTTCGAATTTCAATCCATAAAGTTCGAATTTGGATTCATGCTCAAAATCGAGACTTTTGCGTAAGGATGAATAATTACTTATTCTTCTGCTGCAACCCTTATTCGTATTATCTCGATGCGATGTAGGATAAAGAACATCTACTCTTTTAACTaagataattaattatttatgtcATTTGTTTATAATATTTACTAATTTAGAGGTCAAGTTGCATTGGATGCTCATTTAAGATGTTTTTGGTGGGACATAGGTAACAAAAAGAGTGGAGACAGGAGAAGAAAAATGGAGGAATTGGAATTGGAGAAGTGAAGGGGATATAATGGCAAATGGAGCATACTTTGTGGCCTCAGGTGAAGGAGTTGAAGTTAAATATGAAAAAGCTTATAGTGTGGAGCCCAAATCTGCTGATTTTCTTGACCAAATTACAATGAATGCTGGTGTTCTTATTCACAGGTCCTTTtactttccttctttttcacTTTTCCCCCCtacactttttctttttctctctcttcattttttcCCTCCTTTTGTCCTTTATTTTAGTAGAGTAATCAATACTTTAATTAGCCCCTCTTAGACTGTCTATGGTAATTAATAACTAGTAATTATTTGGGCTACTTACTTTCTTAGAAACACAAGAATTATGTTTTAAGAAAATGTGTCTCAACCTGATTTTTCAAGAATCGCTTTGCTCTTTGCTTAAAGGTTTGATATTGTATTTACTTCTAATTTAGTAGACACTGTAGGCGTTTGAACATAAAAAtttgtaatttttgaaaaaatttattTCAGTATTTAGAGTTAAgctgaaaaatattatttgagattatatttggacatgcatttcacttAAAAAAATGTTGCAGCTTTGTGAGTGGCCGTAGATTACTAATGAAATCAAAAAAAGAAGTCTTGGAGCAACAGTAAACTTATCTCAGTGTT includes these proteins:
- the LOC107798922 gene encoding putative pectate lyase 12 — encoded protein: MLQKSCIVIFLIFTSFFHFGLGMFMNLTLPGQHPDPEAVALEVNRKVNVSLSLLQSRRKMLSYTSSDQSCQTGNPIDDCWRCDHNWQLNRQRLADCAIGFGQYALGGKGGRYYVVTSSSDPDPVNPPPGTLRYGVIQEEPLWIVFAASMEIKLSQELIFNSYKTLDGRGVNVHITGGGCVTLQYISNVIIHNIHIHHCYESGETNIRSSPTHFGWRTKSDGDGISIFGSRDIWIDHCSLSNCKDGLIDVVMGSTGITISNNHFSHHNEVMLLGHSDDYLPDSGMQVTISFNHFGKKLIQRMPRCRRGYIHVVNNDFTRWEMYAIGGSGNPTINSQGNRYIAPFNPFAKEVTKRVETGEEKWRNWNWRSEGDIMANGAYFVASGEGVEVKYEKAYSVEPKSADFLDQITMNAGVLIHRGSNSGKWTAATNDTDGAVDGGGEDLVAISGDPDDYDGDEESGSSTIYTNSLLFTCLMALLAFLFIHVKVTTMLL